The window tagaagaggaggacgaagcaGGGCCTCTTCTGCATCTTCACAACTTTCCAAGCGGGACAGATCGGCTGATGGTTCAGGAGCTGAAGACAGACCCCCCAAAGCCCACCATGACGATGCGGCGGTGTCGAGCCAAGATCAGGTATGTTCCCTGAAGTTTCCAAGTATTTGCAAGATATGATGGCTAACTATTGCTTATGCTGCAGGAGTCCAAAATCGACACTGAGCagcgggagaaggagctcaaggagaagatcaagcagATGAGAACCTCAAGAAGTAGTGACGTGGTTGAGGCTAACGGTGCTTGAAGCTGTTTATCACTTATTCATTCGTTCATTGAACCACATCaaagaaaaaacaagaaaaaaaaagaagaaaaaacagGAAGGACATTAGCATGGCTTTGGGAGACTCGCGTTTCGAGGCGTTGAGGTTTGGAAGGCGGCTCTGTGAGGACtacaaacccccaaaataTTGTCTTGGCTTGTTTATCTGAGCATATTTTTAGCAGCCTCTGTGTGGATCGCGTAGTAAAATGATAGCTGTGGTAATATAGTGGCAAGGACGTGTACTTGAAATTTGTGTTGGGTTGTGCGGCATtagggagggtgatgaagttCTGAGTGGTTCCTTCCCAGGATATAGGTACCTACCTGGTTTGTGGTGGGAAGTCACTGCCCGGATCATCATAGCTTGGGCATTGGTGTGGTCTGATGAGAGATAATTGAAGTCGTGACTGCCTCCTATGTATCTTCCTGTGACGTGCAGAGTGGGTGGGGGGCACCTTCCCCCCAGTCGAAATTACAAGTTCAAGCAGGAGGCAGAGCTTTCAAGTTGAAAGAAGGAAAGAAGATGGGAGTTGCATGCTCTGAGATAAAAGACCAGCTCCAGGATTGGTTGAGAAGCAACCCAATTCAATCCAAGTATCATCACTTGCTACCCGGCTTTTATAACTTCAGCATTCTTTTTGCTACAGTCCATTCTTGCTTGTCTTGACATCCTTTCGGTTTACACGATATGGACTTTATGGCCTTCTGGAGGACCGTCTGGGACAGAGTGGACATCATCGTGGACATCATCAATATCGACTTTTGGCATCCAATTCGGCCTGCAGTACTCCGTATCAAGGCcgatttgtttgttttccaAAAGTTCATCGCTCGCCGGTCCTGGCAGGCTATCAGGTGGTCCTGGAGAAGGGCCTGGGAGTGGTTCTGGGAAGTCGCGGAGGCGATCTTGACGGCTTGGTCTTACGTGTTTCTTAGTTCGGCTATCGGTGTTGCCTTTTTCAGCTGTGTTATCTGTTGGGTGGTATTCGGTTTTGATTTGCGGAGAGTCGTGGATTCAGTGTTGCCCCGAGCACGGCTGCTCCCCCCGCCGTCCTACACACCGTTACTCATGCCCGCACTATAATTCGACCACGCACTGCAACCACTAAGGGCTTCATCCCGGTCCACTGAGGCGCCAACAAGGTAAGAGGCCCGAGACTCGGTACCGCGACATGTTCAGGCCCGAGTTCTTGACTGACGCATTTTTAGACCAGGGAGGAAACAATCACTTTGCACGCGCACCACACCCCACGTTTACGCACCCACTCACTTTACACCAATTCAACGCGCTTTTTCTGCATCTCTCGACGCGTCTTTCGTCACCATACCACCTGCTTAACAACCAGTCATGGCAACGGAGAATACAACATCTTCgaatggaggaggcggaggcggagctGCTACACCAAAACCTGTGGGGAATAACGCGACCGCGGGGGGGCATCAGAACACACCTGTTAAGAACGAGTCGTCTGCCGCAAATGGACAGTCACAGCaagcgcagcagcagcagcagcaacaacaacaacagcaacaacaacaacaacaacaacaacaacaacaacaacaacaacaacagcaacagcagcagcagcagcagcagcagcagcaggcggcggCTGCAGCGGCGGCTGGAATCCCCTATTACGAGAAACAACGAGCGCAGCTTAAGGAGttgttggcgaagaggagggcgcTGGATAAGAGACTTGTGGGTTTGACCCTTTCTTTCTGGAGTGACTGTGGGCAGGGAGCTAACGGGGATTGATGTAAACAGGCCGCTCAAGAAGAACACATTTTCCAAAAGGAGACGGAGTACCTCGAATCAACGCCGCACGGAAACATCATCATTGGGTTCGACAACTATGCcaagggaggaggcggcgctgGGCAGGGACCAGGCGCTCCTTCGTCTTCTGCTGCGAGGAGaaagggcggtggtggaggtggtggtgggatgcaagggggggtgttgaatgATGCCAACAGGGTCTTTTCTCGTAGTTCGATTTCGTACAATCTGGCGGCACAGGCTCAGTTGGCTCAACAGCAGGCTGCCGAGGGTGTCACACCGGGTAGTACGCCAGGGCCTACGCCGATCAGTGGGAgttttgctggaggagacAGTTCAAAGGTTGGGACACCTACTAGTgctgggggtgggaatgggggggggagtaaggcggggaagaaggggagcaGTAAAAGGCCAGTAGGAAGAGGGGCGGCGGGTGATGGGGACGGAGATAGTGAGACTGATTCCCGTGATGCTAAGAAAATTAGGACTGGCTttggggcggggaggaagtgAGATCActtgaagaaggtggtgatgagcagGGACTGTGTTGTACCAACATGGAAGTTGTGATTTTATGGTAGGATGGATGGGAGCGAATGGCATGATACCAATggcgtttctttttttttcttttttatcTGGGCATGAGGTATGACCTCAAGATGCATATGGCGTTTACTGGCGGTGTTGACGGCATTCTTGTACGAGTACTTTTATAGCAGTTGTCTGAACAAAACAGGATTGTATCTTGTCTGGAGGATCAAGTTTGTGTCGGACAGACTTTTCACGGGGATTAAAGGTTGCTTTGCATATGCTGGACGGGAGGCTTCCTATCCAGCACCGGGAATAAGGGCTGGAATGTTGCAATGGGGCCCGGAAGGCTCggatgtcgaggttgggAAGATGGCGAGATGTTTTGTCTCCTGCCGGATCTGGAAGTCCTGATGCTTACACCACTGGCATGTCGTGCCATGGTTCTTCCAACCATAGGCGGTGATTAGCGCCTCTGTGGGTTGAATCTTGGACGTGAACGGGTTGCTGCtagggggggatgg is drawn from Podospora pseudocomata strain CBS 415.72m chromosome 1 map unlocalized CBS415.72m_1, whole genome shotgun sequence and contains these coding sequences:
- the EAF6 gene encoding chromatin modification-related protein eaf6 (BUSCO:EOG092658WS; COG:K; EggNog:ENOG503Q3I8), encoding MATENTTSSNGGGGGGAATPKPVGNNATAGGHQNTPVKNESSAANGQSQQAQQQQQQQQQQQQQQQQQQQQQQQQQQQQQQQQQQQQQAAAAAAAGIPYYEKQRAQLKELLAKRRALDKRLAAQEEHIFQKETEYLESTPHGNIIIGFDNYAKGGGGAGQGPGAPSSSAARRKGGGGGGGGMQGGVLNDANRVFSRSSISYNLAAQAQLAQQQAAEGVTPGSTPGPTPISGSFAGGDSSKVGTPTSAGGGNGGGSKAGKKGSSKRPVGRGAAGDGDGDSETDSRDAKKIRTGFGAGRK